The following are encoded together in the Vigna angularis cultivar LongXiaoDou No.4 chromosome 9, ASM1680809v1, whole genome shotgun sequence genome:
- the LOC108319260 gene encoding phosphatidylinositol 4-kinase gamma 4: MSSAGVTILSPVPRELLLSSNGYHTPLHLSLDHEFIFIFLSHSGSLTPMRVLPYDTIESLKLKIKKVEGLPSLTNKQKLVCDGRELARSNSLLKDYGVTEGNVLHLVIRLSDLQTISVRTSSGKDFTFQVEKCRDVGYVKQQIAKKEKRFADPEQQEVVCNGELLEDQRVIDDICSKYKDAVIHLFVRVKYAEVRTGQDELSVKAKELNGTKDYDASENNCSRERDVSKEDEGREDGTTEPIVARKALDRDLLEPVIVNKKIELASEVWNMINMTYEGLNSGNYPIRSAEGTGGAYFMLDSTGQKYVSVFKPIDEEPMAVNNPRGLPFSVDGEGLKKGTRVGQGAFREVAAYILDHPMRGHRSIFGDQKGFAGVPPTVMVKCLHEGFNHPGELTAKLGSLQMFVENNGSCEDMGPGAFPVKEVHKITVLDMRLANADRHAGNILIGKEEENGQAVLIPIDHGYCLPTSFEDCTFEWLYWPQARQRYSPEIIDYIRSLNADEDIALLKFHGWTLPVECARTLQISTMLLKKGVERGMTPFGIGSLMCRESLNKESVIEGIVKAALDSVLPGTSEETFLDAVSEIMDQHLDQILS; encoded by the exons ATGTCGTCTGCTGGTGTCACCATCCTTAGCCCTGTTCCAAGGGAACTGTTACTGTCTTCAAATGGATACCATACTCCACTGCACTTGTCATTGGATCATGagtttattttcatatttctctCCCATTCTGGATCCTTGACTCCGATGCGTGTCCTTCCATACGATACCATTGAGTCGTTGAAACTCAAAATCAAAAAGGTCGAGGGGCTTCCTTCATtgacaaacaaacaaaagttGGTTTGTGATGGACGAGAGCTAGCGCGGAGCAATTCCCTGCTGAAGGACTATGGGGTTACGGAAGGAAATGTTTTGCATTTGGTGATTAGGCTGTCGGATCTCCAGACCATCAGTGTGAGAACCTCTTCCGGGAAAGACTTTACCTTTCAGGTGGAGAAATGCAGGGATGTTGGGTATGTGAAGCAGCAGATTGCAAAAAAGGAGAAGCGCTTTGCTGATCCTGAACAGCAGGAGGTTGTGTGTAACGGGGAGCTGCTTGAGGATCAGAGGGTTATTGATGATATCTGTAGTAAATATAAGGATGCAGTGATTCATCTGTTTGTTAGGGTGAAATATGCTGAAGTTAGGACAGGACAAGATGAGTTGTCGGTCAAGGCAAAGGAGTTGAATGGTACAAAAGATTACGATGCTAGTGAAAATAATTGTAGTAGAGAACGTGATGTTAGTAAAGAAGATGAGGGAAGGGAGGATGGAACCACCGAGCCAATTGTGGCAAGGAAGGCTCTTGATAGAGATCTTTTGGAGCCTGTCATTGttaataagaaaattgaattGGCTTCAGAGGTTTGGAATATGATTAACATGACATACGAAGGACTAAACAGTGGAAATTATCCAATCAGATCAGCAGAGGGTACAGGGGGAGCTTACTTTATGCTTGATTCAACTGGGCAAAAGTATGTATCTGTTTTTAAGCCCATTGATGAAGAACCAATGGCTGTGAATAACCCTAGAGGTTTGCCTTTCTCAGTAGATGGTGAAGGCTTAAAGAAGGGTACTAGAGTTGGTCAGGGAGCGTTCAGGGAAGTTGCAGCTTATATTTTGGACCATCCAATGAGGGGTCATCGATCAATATTTGGTGATCAGAAGGGCTTTGCTGGGGTTCCTCCAACTGTTATGGTTAAGTGCTTGCATGAAGGATTTAACCATCCTGGGGAGTTGACTGCTAAGCTTGGCTCCTTGCAAATGTTCGTGGAGAATAATGGAAGCTGCGAGGATATGGGTCCCGGGGCTTTTCCAGTGAAGGAAGTGCATAAAATTACTGTTCTGGACATGAGGCTCGCAAATGCAGATAGGCATGCCGGGAATATTTTGATCGGCAAAGAGGAGGAAAATGGCCAGGCTGTGTTGATTCCAATTGATCATGGATACTGCTTGCCCACTAGT TTTGAAGATTGTACCTTTGAATGGCTTTATTGGCCCCAAGCACGCCAACGATACTCTCCTGAGATCATTGACTATATAAGGTCACTGAATGCCGATGAAGATATTGCCCTTTTGAAGTTTCATGGATGGACTCTGCCAGTTGAATGTGCACGCACCCTTCAAATCTCAACCATGCTTCTGAAGAAAGGAGTGGAGAGAGGAATGACCCCTTTTGGCATTGGAAGCCTTATGTGCAGGGAATCCTTGAACAAGGAGTCTGTGATTGAGGGAATTGTAAAGGCAGCTCTGGATTCTGTTCTTCCTGGCACAAGTGAAGAAACATTTCTTGATGCTGTTTCTGAAATCATGGACCAGCACCTTGATCAGATTCTGTCATAG